In Erigeron canadensis isolate Cc75 chromosome 8, C_canadensis_v1, whole genome shotgun sequence, the DNA window tttaataattaacactttaagccccttatcttctaaaaattttcactatcacaattacatcaacctacaacaTTTGACACCGTCACCTTCACCAATAGTATCATCATCGACACCACTAGActgtcttccccaccaccgtcgccgcattttgagggtaccatgctcgttatgtttaatatctatactattatacaAAATATCAACCCCCCACCTTTTTTCTCAAATTATAACTTTGAACTATCCAAAATACCCTTTTTagttcactaatttaaatatctctatcTAATAAACCTATAATTCCATTAATGGaatatttacaacataaatcctcaacccttaaaataactacactatcacCTTTAACACCAATTACTTTAACAAGACCATCAATGACGCCCCCACCACCCGTCTTCGCCACCACTTTCAACACCACCGTTGTCGCCCCTGTCGCCGCTACCACCGCCGTTGGCACCGTGATCCCGCGCCATCACTATCACGCATTTGTATTGCGCGGGTATATGTGTTATATAAGAAAAgagaaagataaaatatatcTTAGGTAAGTTTCCATGGATTATTTTCGCTCTTGATGATCTAACCATTAATTATATTTGTCATCATTCTGATCTTCTAAGAATCGGAACTTTAGAAGGTACCAACACCGGATAAACTTAGCTCTTTCACCATTTtaccttttcaattttttttctattactCCTAAATCCTAATTAGTTTATAAGCTGACATTgccattaatattataaaataactagcatggtacccgcacgttgcagcAGATACCATTAACATGttgtaaatggaaaaaaaaaagaagaaaaaaggaaagataTTGAGAGAGTTGTCTGTGTGTGAATGAACGAATGAAAAtgagaaagttttttttttttatggaggGTAGTTTAGACATTTTTcttcatgtaactttcaacatggagctatcatttttaatatgaagtatagatatagaagtatacaTAATATGAAGCTTTTAATTACACTAATACATTAATTTATAATGTGTttattgaatatttgaatgttaacttaattataatttatagcTTTACAAGGTCAAcagattttataaaattaaatataacacAGTGAAATTCATGTGTTGATATACGTTTTGAACAACTTGATTTGGTATTCTCTGTTGATTCAGAGAAAAATGTTTAGCTATTTTTGAACCTACAACTTTTACATGATTTttgtaaagaaaagaaaatagaatCAAACTATATAAAGACTAAAGAGATAGAGCCATACGACTTTTAGATTTTGCAACtcactaaaaacaaaacaagatatattattattaaaatttgttattattagtgCAGCCAGACAACTACGATCAACACATCATCCTTCCATTACCTTTCGCTTTCACTAATAAAAACCACACTTTTGTATTAAATCAAAATATCATTTAAAATACTTATGCAAAAAGATACATATACGGAGTAATTGATTGGCAGTTTATGGATGCGATTGAAAGCCGCCTTCATTGACTCGGATGTTCACTTTTTAGTCATTACTCTTTTTTATCAAACACGAGTGCCCAATGCACATACATTATTTCTCACTAATTGTCATAGTCAGTAATACACATGACTACTCTCCCCTTTAATCGATTGTAGATTATCGATTAGACAGTAATATGTGACATTCTTAACTCGTTCCATGACGACTGATTTAAGATGACTAGTGATTAAATGTACTTTTAAAACACACTTCAATCATATTTcttatatcaaatttatataaaacaaaaaaaatatacatggtCAATTGGTCATACTTGAAAAAAACctacaaataaacaataaaaatgaGATGGATGAAGTATATACATATTAGTATCAATTTAAAcccaaatatttatatttaatataaattcaTCTTTTTGTAAGTTGAACAAACTAAATTCAACAAGttaaaattacattaatatttacaATAGTTTCATTATGACTTTTTGTTACCATGAAAGTTTTCTCTAAAAATGCCGAAGTAGAAATTTAGAATCAACTCTATTGACAttatatcttaaatattttcaaaccaGATTACTATTTTACATGAGGGCTTTTAAGTGTTGGGTAGAGGGAAGTTTTCCAGTAGAGGTAAGGCCTTGTGTTCAAATAGAGATCCATTAAAAGTTcgataattttatatataaagttggaGCAACATCAATCTATGTATTAAAATCAGGGATCAACATTTAAAAACTAAGATTGAATCCTGACCATTAATTTTGATCTTTATCCTTTGTGTTCAAGCCTTGCAAATGACTGTATTTCCTAGAGGGCTTCTCCAAGAAATAGGGttacgagtttttttttttttttggaacaacagaaatattattaaaatactttttgGGAAGATAccgaaaaagtaaaaagaagtGTTACATCAAATACTAATGACTAATTTGCCATGAGGGCCATGATGAACTAAATTTTTTACAACGAGACGAAAGCCATAAAAAGGAAATAGAAATAGTAGAGTGAAATATGATGTTGCTAGAGTCATACTCCGAGTGAAATACCGCATGATTCCTATTTTTCCATAAGGGGGTTACGAGTTGCTCGAGCTAGAAGGCTTTGTGAATGACGATTTGACTTTCTAATCCACCTTAATCATATCTAggtattgataaaaaaaaaaaaaagaaacgtcAATATCGTCGTTTATTTTTAACAATGTTGTGTCATGTTCATAATATGGATCATAGGATTCATAGCGGCACACTTCTTCAAGAATGTTTTAAAGTATTACTCGTAATACATATTAATGGACAAGCAATGCTAGAGTGACTAACAAATTCCAAACACAATTTGTACAAACTCATGTGTCACCATTAGAATAGAGAGAGAAAAACatgaaacaaagaaaaattttattttgattggtcCATCTTATTTGACAAGTCAGTTTGCAAACTTTTGTTTGTAATCTTTATCATTTCTCTAAATGGACAAATAATCAGTTGGTCTAAACCTATATCTTAGACTAATGGGAATGGAGAGTCCATGGAATGCCCCTCTTCCATGGAAATTGTGACATGTGGCACTCTCCAATCATTTGGGGCATTCCCCCCATCCCTTTGGGGTGGAGAAATGCCCTTTAAGGCAttccctatttttttttttttttaatttttagatttataaataatttaaataaaacatactactttatattaaaaacatacttttattagaaaaaaaaaaacaaactactttttattaaaaaaaacacactaaaaaaattacatagaCACTCAAAAGAAAACTAATCGGAGTCGTCGTCGTCGGTGCTAACATACTCTCGCAGATCGACGAAGGGATCGGCTGCAGGCTCGAAGTCATGTGGTGTGTTCGCCCAAAGATGGTCAACCAAATCTGTCGTTAGCATGTTGTGGGTTTCACGGTTTTTGACGGCATGCAGATTTTGGATACGAACTTCCGTTGGAGTTATGCGCCTCCAATAATCTGGATTGAGACTCGGTTCTTGGGCGTTGTAGTCTTGGCATACGGCCTTGTTTTCGTCCTCCAGgatcatgttatgtaaaatGATACAAGCATAACAAACATcctgcatatttcttttgtcccAATATAGTGCCGGATGTTTTAGCACCTTCCATCGTTTTTTAAGCACACCGAAAGCCCGCTCAATACCCTTTCGTGCCGACTCTTGTTTCTTCTTAAAATGTCTTCTTTTTTCATCGATCGGGTCGGAAAAGGTCTTCACAAATGTAGCATATTCGGGATAGATGTCGTCGCCCAAATAGTATCCCTTCTCGTAGAAGTTTCCGTTTGCCCAAAACGGAGCTGCGAATAAAACATTTAGAATAAAACATTTACAAAAAAACATTTACAAGTTAAACATTTACAAgtaaaaagtataataaaacACTAACCAGTGGGTGCCAATCCGTTTACAATTTCTTCAAGAATTGGCGATGATTCAAACACATTGATATCGTTGTGAGAACCTTGCTGTCCAAAGTACGCATTCCAAATCCATAGATCGTTTGATGCTACAGCCTGAAGGATCAAAGATGGTCTACCCACATGCCCGCTTGTGTAAGTACCTCGCCACGCCGCCGGACACATCTCCCATGGTCAATGCATACAATCTATACTAACGATCATACCGGGAAAACCAACAACTTGTTCATTAACATCGTATATAC includes these proteins:
- the LOC122610493 gene encoding protein ALP1-like, which gives rise to MDSDDSSGSSNESADYEERVQNVLLQAAELIRRQIDEQPASVIRRRVPVDRDRIEAHARLMHDYFAEERRYPPRLFRRRFRMSKNLFERIVGDLEARYPYFQMRYDRAGRRGFVGVQKCTSAIRQLAYGVNSDFLDEYLQMSERTSRESCLNFCVGIREIYGARYLRRPNPSDLPRIYDVNEQVVGFPGMIAVASNDLWIWNAYFGQQGSHNDINVFESSPILEEIVNGLAPTAPFWANGNFYEKGYYLGDDIYPEYATFVKTFSDPIDEKRRHFKKKQESARKGIERAFGVLKKRWKVLKHPALYWDKRNMQDVCYACIILHNMILEDENKAVCQDYNAQEPSLNPDYWRRITPTEVRIQNLHAVKNRETHNMLTTDLVDHLWANTPHDFEPAADPFVDLREYVSTDDDDSD